In the Agarivorans sp. Alg241-V36 genome, one interval contains:
- a CDS encoding calcium/sodium antiporter, translating into MLVEILLLVVGLALLVWSADRFVYGAAAIANNFGLSPMIIGLTIVALGSSAPEIMVSATAALEGKMNTAVGNVIGSNITNITLVLGLTALLKPLMVSSSTLFRELPMVLGATAVAGWVLHDQQLGYLEGVILLSLFVAMMAYLIINSLRQRSSNKVDPMVEEAESEVPNDVPTSKALLWLVVGIIVLPLSADLLVGSASEIARYFGMSDLVIGLTIIAIGTSLPELAACIAGVIKKEDDLVLGNIIGSNLFNILAVLAVPAMLAPGAVDANAAGRDFYVMMGVTVLLFIMAMGFGRSRKITRWEGGLLLSGFIGYQMLLFLA; encoded by the coding sequence ATGCTAGTTGAAATTTTGTTGTTGGTTGTAGGCTTAGCATTGTTGGTATGGAGTGCCGACCGTTTTGTTTATGGCGCAGCGGCCATCGCCAACAATTTTGGTTTATCGCCAATGATTATTGGTTTAACCATTGTGGCCTTAGGCTCCTCGGCGCCAGAGATCATGGTATCCGCCACGGCCGCTTTAGAGGGCAAAATGAATACCGCGGTAGGAAACGTGATTGGTTCCAATATCACCAACATTACTTTGGTGTTGGGTTTAACCGCCCTGCTTAAGCCGCTCATGGTTTCGTCTTCTACTTTATTTAGAGAGCTACCAATGGTACTCGGGGCAACAGCAGTTGCTGGTTGGGTACTTCACGATCAGCAACTCGGTTACCTTGAAGGTGTAATATTGCTCAGCTTATTTGTAGCAATGATGGCCTACTTAATTATCAATTCGCTACGTCAACGCAGCAGCAATAAAGTTGATCCAATGGTTGAGGAAGCAGAATCTGAAGTGCCTAACGATGTGCCAACCAGCAAAGCCTTATTGTGGCTAGTGGTGGGAATTATCGTGCTGCCGCTTAGCGCCGACTTGTTAGTAGGCTCCGCCTCAGAAATTGCGCGCTACTTTGGCATGAGTGACTTGGTGATTGGCTTAACCATTATCGCTATCGGCACTAGCTTGCCGGAGTTAGCAGCGTGTATTGCTGGGGTGATTAAAAAAGAAGACGACTTGGTGCTAGGTAATATTATTGGCTCCAACCTTTTCAATATTCTCGCCGTATTGGCGGTGCCAGCCATGTTGGCTCCGGGAGCGGTTGATGCCAACGCAGCCGGTCGTGACTTTTATGTCATGATGGGTGTTACCGTGCTGTTATTTATCATGGCCATGGGCTTTGGTAGAAGCCGCAAAATCACCCGCTGGGAAGGTGGCTTATTGTTAAGCGGCTTCATAGGCTACCAAATGCTATTATTCTTAGCATAA
- a CDS encoding ATP-binding cassette domain-containing protein gives MADSLIEVKQLAFQRGDKVIFEGLDLHIPTGKITAIMGPSGIGKTTLLKLIGGQLKPTGGEVLIDQQNVHQLSRSELFKLRKRIGMLFQSGALFSDLNVFENVAFPLREHTQLPEPVLRNLVLMKLQAVGLRGTAQLMPGDLSGGMARRVALARAIALEPEIILYDEPFVGQDPISMGVLIKLIQGLNQSLQLTSVIVSHDVNEVLSIADYVFVIDGHSVLAQGTVAEIASNPNPRLAQFLQGQADGPAAFHYPAEDYAQALKASL, from the coding sequence GTGGCAGATAGTTTGATTGAAGTAAAACAACTGGCGTTTCAGCGCGGCGACAAAGTCATCTTTGAAGGCTTAGACCTGCATATTCCCACAGGCAAAATTACTGCCATAATGGGGCCTAGTGGTATTGGTAAAACCACCTTACTCAAATTAATTGGCGGTCAGTTAAAGCCAACTGGCGGCGAAGTGCTTATCGATCAGCAAAACGTTCATCAACTTAGTCGTAGCGAATTGTTTAAACTGCGTAAGCGAATTGGCATGCTGTTCCAAAGCGGGGCTTTGTTTAGCGACCTTAACGTGTTTGAGAATGTTGCCTTCCCGCTGCGCGAACATACTCAATTACCAGAACCAGTATTACGTAACTTAGTGCTGATGAAGCTACAAGCGGTGGGGCTACGCGGTACTGCTCAACTAATGCCGGGTGATTTGTCTGGCGGCATGGCACGCCGAGTAGCACTGGCTCGAGCAATTGCCTTAGAGCCAGAGATTATTCTTTATGATGAACCTTTTGTTGGCCAAGACCCGATCTCTATGGGCGTATTGATTAAGCTAATTCAGGGTTTGAATCAAAGCTTGCAGCTTACCTCAGTAATTGTTTCCCACGATGTGAATGAAGTATTGAGCATTGCTGACTATGTGTTTGTGATTGATGGTCACAGCGTATTAGCGCAAGGAACGGTGGCGGAGATTGCTAGTAATCCAAACCCACGTTTGGCTCAGTTCCTTCAAGGTCAGGCCGATGGCCCAGCTGCATTTCATTATCCTGCTGAAGATTACGCGCAAGCATTAAAGGCGAGTTTATGA